One Vespula pensylvanica isolate Volc-1 chromosome 14, ASM1446617v1, whole genome shotgun sequence genomic window carries:
- the LOC122634022 gene encoding uncharacterized protein LOC122634022 codes for MHKMAQSEKNLANTYLNIEEIIEVNKANKYLCRVCNKIIPEKHLTAEHVNKESHIKAMEMLIKYFEVTKKITIKCKICQVTGTWELITHHVKAHKLTPWYKPKDKYKWYFENFLIIHKGQLYCSLCTVIYEPFSWDDIFVHINDKKHTTFMSLINNIDDVFLNNPKILNEYERFVSNCIIYLESKLFYCFICQRKISGWIENLNEHINGKYHCQQELTFTLKNIIPLKKTVPIENCSFKIPEELIRIIKTDEIYVFINGLYCNKCDVIMINEGSIKSHLDRHVRLRHKFANQNETRAAPTKIIHLTSTSNHSDRNISNKGKKIQSPGSSQTIAFNKTKIVNKLKNTILQNNKLMNETLQDKHIQPIVELSKQKNKKEFCSFDTECIFFTAKEIKSSVYLSIFKENNNIYCIVCQKDISSNFQMYYDHIFSTEHLIRLIDINIKKDHKEFIIFASINEDNKDSIDKFVTCMLCNTEIRNIDESLSKHIKLKDHASYYCKWKRTCLKFYNDILTFIKYNWYYTTKYYCDICLIEFSSEICFAKHINKNVIHLNSSNANYHSCVPCSLLWYGNNLSYSNHSKTPEHQFMISYGTCLTNKFPPEAERFLISVEENVEELLKFSYIADKSKENEILTRLKNDTVSTFNVVKAYAYGSRICGSGLPDSDINIFLDCLNTYNGRSVCKKDYSLEATVETIDSILSSKPSVWYVNEIILDDRKTVMKVWYIPMQLHCTISFKNGLDVESTNLIKHFNEIYLPCRKLILVLKKWLSFCGLSGFPCISNYALTWCIIFYLQIMLILPSVTELIQDNNESKFIDGWQTGVSYKFSARETSEFPFIKLLLGFFIFYADFDYRCKIICPLLGKTIERKIFTDLTLLPNDMAPYVQYLKNTKNPKLFCLSPMCVQDPFNLSDNLTAMVKKSTLNNFRIFCSKSAEILTDSS; via the exons atgcataaaatGGCACAATCTGAAAAGAATCTTGCGAatacgtatttaaatattgaagaaatCATCGAAGTAAATAAAGCGAATAAATATCTTTGCCGCGTTTGCAATAAAATTATCCCTGAAAAGCATTTAACAGCAGAACATGTTAACAAGGAGAGTCATATTAAAGCAATGGAAATgctcataaaatattttgaagtaacaaaaaaaattacgataaaatgtAAGATTTGTCAAGTTACAGGTACTTGGGAATTGATAACACATCATGTAAAAGCACATAAATTAACCCCTTGGTACAAACCTaaggataaatataaatggtatttcgaaaattttctaataattcatAAGGGTCAACTTTATTGTTCTTTATGTACAGTTATATATGAACCATTCTCTTGGGACGATATTTTTGttcatataaatgataaaaaacatACTACTTTTATgtctttaattaataatatagatgatgtatttttaaacaatccaaaaatattaaatgaatatgaaaGATTTGTATCTAATTgcataatatatttagaaagtaagctcttttattgtttcatatgtcaaagaaaaatatcaggTTGGATTGAAAATCTTAATGAGCATATCAACGGCAAATACCACTGTCAACAAGAATTAACATTCACACTTAAGAATATAATTCCACTTAAAAAAACAGTACCAATTGAAAATTGTTCATTTAAAATACCTGAAGAGTTAATTCGGATAATTAAAACTGATGAAATTTATGTTTTCATCAATGGCTTATATTGCAATAAATGTGATGTTATTATGATTAATGAAGGCTCTATAAAAAGCCACTTAGATCGACATGTACGTTTAAGACATAAATTTGCAAACCAAAATGAAACAAGAGCAGCTCCAACGAAAATTATACATTTGACAAGCACAAGTAATCATTCggatagaaatatttcaaataaaggaaaaaagatacaaagtCCTGGATCTTCACAGACTATAgcatttaataaaacaaaaattgtaaacaaattaaaaaataccattttacaaaataataaattgatgaaTGAAACACTTCAAGATAAACATATACAGCCTATTGTAGAattatcaaaacaaaaaaataaaaaagaattttgtagTTTTGACActgaatgtattttttttacagcaaaagaaattaaatcaagcgtgtatttatctatattcaaagaaaataataacatctATTGTATAGTTTgtcaaaaagatatatctagtaattttcaaatgtattatgatcatattttttctactGAACATCTTATACGTCTAATtgacataaatattaaaaaagatcacAAAGAGTTCATTATATTTGCTTCTATTAATGAAGACAATAAAGATAGTATTGACAAATTTGTAACTTGTATGCTATGTAATACtgagataagaaatattgaCGAATCATTATCAAAACATATTAAGTTGAAAGATCATGCATCATATTATTGCAAATGGAAAAGAACAtgcttaaaattttataatgatattttgacatttataaaatataattggtaTTACACTACTAAGTATTATTGcgatatttgtttaatagaattttcttcaGAAATATGTTTTGCCaaacatataaataagaatgttATACATTTGAATTCAAGCAATGCTAATTACCATTCGTGTGTTCCATGTTCACTTCTGTGGTATGgcaataatttatcttattctAACCACAGTAAAACGCCAGAACATCAATTTATGATTTCGTATGGAACTTGTCTCACAAATAAATTTCCACCCGAAGCAGAAAGATTTTTGATCTCAGTTGAAGAGAATGttgaagaattattaaagTTTTCTTATATCGCAgataaaagcaaagaaaatgaaatattgacACGCTTGAAAAATGATACAGTATCAACTTTTAATGTGGTGAAAGCTTATGCATATGGATCTAGAATTTGTGGTTCAGGGCTTCCAGATagtgatattaatatatttcttgacTGCT tgaATACATATAATGGGAGAAgtgtatgtaaaaaagattattcacTTGAAGCCACAGTTGAAACAATTGATAGTATCCTCTCATCAAAGCCATCAGTTTGGTATGTAAATGAGATTATATTGGATGACAGAAAAACTGTTATGAAAGTATGGTATATACCAATGCAATTACATTGCacaatttcgtttaaaaatggTCTTGATGTGGAAAGTACAAATTTAATCAA aCATTTCAATGAGATTTACTTACCATGCCGTAAATTAATCTTGGTTTTGAAAAAATGGTTGTCATTTTGCGGTCTATCAGGATTTCCTTGTATAAGTAATTATGCATTAACGTGgtgtattattttctatttacaaataatgttGATATTGCCAAGTGTTACCGAACTCATTCAAGATAATAATGaatcaaaatttatagatG gctGGCAAACAGGAGTATCATATAAATTTAGTGCTAGAGAGACTTCAGAATTTCCTTTCATAAAGCTTCTTTTgggattttttatattctatgcAGATTTTGATTACAGATGCAAAATAATTTGCCCATTACTAGGGAAGAcaatagaaaggaaaatatttacagATTTAACTTTATTACCAAATGATATGGCACCATATGTtcaatatcttaaaaatacaaaaaatccAAAATTGTTTTGTCTATCGCCTATGTGTGTACAGGATCCATTTAATTTATCTGATAATCTTACTGCAATGGTAAAAAAAAGTACCTTAAATAATTTCAGAATATTTTGTAGTAAAAGTGCAGAAATATTAACAGATTCATCTTAA
- the LOC122634027 gene encoding uncharacterized protein LOC122634027 isoform X2, with the protein MATKDNNISNWKELIRNFMVLTFVEEERNVDTISSEQSVASYSEDVQQPTHCKIKDDSNLYIPNDVYTEINKLLQWPMNVKNKIRKKCKKKNNIHNFDTTYTIEFLKIEEKIFTISKMIEIIIIKSFEFSCICKKNKIRFCFFCKESVLNNLQRFYEHIRSFTHVQNLKKTILDHECLDITIKFMEETNKYWKCHECEILLLKYHKSVHQHDKNKNYDKISLKCYEESKNQRNHLMKEFDNHWYNIQTYACIPCKVQFKFKLNFLNHIHISHNNEQDIMYDFCIPCAILWIVKKDTCCYSFSIHCNNIMHKFLVNSLDFVIGELPSRAKELLEHVEETTENLFLLSEAILKSDVTKEKLLKQLTSLLNTVFPRLKIYPFGSRITGLAFASSDIDVLIDCGDAYEYNECDKFPSLTYYMDITKKCLQNDKDIWDVQEILKKTKVPIIRLRHRQTGLQCDISFSNGLSVENTKLIKSINEACPSCRKLILFVKKWLSCCSLPGINCITNYALTWLVIFYLQIQKFLPSISTLIKRKNKSRRISGWETGVDHEILDVVVNKSFVQLLREFFIFYGHFNYRDYVICPLIGDTVQKKNFIDIFTLPDAMDLYIEYIQKSVNNESFRIDSSICIQDPYELSHNLTKAVAPITLRAFKQYCKLSANILDNM; encoded by the exons atggCCACCAAAGACAATAACATTTCTAATTGGAAGGAattgataagaaattttatggTATTAACTTTTGTAGAGGAAGAACGAAATGTTGATACTATATCGTCAGAACAATCTGTTGCATCTTATTCCGAAGACGTGCAGCAACCTACgcattgtaaaataaaagatgattcTAACCTATATATACCTAATGATGTATATACAGAGATTAATAAACTTTTGCAGTGGCCAATGAACGTAAAGAACAAAATTCGTAAaaagtgcaaaaaaaaaaacaatattcataattttgaTACTACATACACAATAGAATTTCttaagatagaagaaaaaatatttactatttccaaaatgatagaaattataattataaaaagttttgaattttcatgcatatgcaaaaaaaataaaataagattttgttttttttgcaaagaaagtgtacttaataatttacaaagatTTTATGAACATATACGTTCTTTTACTCATGTACAGAATCTTAAGAAAACGATATTAGACCACGAATGTCTTGATATAACAATAAAGTTTATGGAGGAAACTAATAAATATTGGAAATGTCACGaatgtgaaatattattattaaaatatcacaAATCCGTGCATCaacatgataaaaataaaaactatgataaaatatctttgaaatgtTATGAAGAATCCAAAAATCAACGTAACCATCTGATGAAAGAATTTGACAACCATTGGTATAATATTCAAACATATGCTTGTATACCTTGTAAAGTAcaatttaaattcaaattaaattttttaaaccatATTCATATTTCACATAATAATGAGCAAGATATTATGTATGATTTTTGCATACCATGTGCAATATTATGGATAGTAAAGAAAGATACATGTTGCTATTCATTTTCAAtacattgtaataatattatgcaTAAATTTTTAGTAAATAGTTTAGATTTTGTAATTGGAGAATTACCTTCGCGTGCAAAAGAATTACTTGAACATGTGGAAGAGACTACagaaaacttatttttattatcagagGCCATATTAAAATCTGACGTGACAAAGGAAAAATTGCTAAAACAATTAACATCTTTATTAAATACTGTATTCCctagattaaaaatatatccatTTGGATCCAGAATAACGGGCTTAGCCTTTGCAAGTAGTGATATAGACGTATTAATTGACTGtg GGGATGCATATGAATACAATGAATGCGATAAATTCCCATCTTTAACATATTATATGGATATTACcaaaaaatgtttacaaaatgataaagatattTGGGATGtgcaagaaatattaaaaaaaactaAAGTACCTATTATAAGATTAAGGCATAGACAAACTGGATTACAATGtgatatttccttttctaatgGCTTATCAGTTGAAAATactaaattaattaa ATCCATTAATGAAGCATGTCCATCatgtagaaaattaattttatttgttaaaaagtgGCTATCTTGCTGTAGTTTACCTGGTATTAATTGTATTACGAACTATGCTCTTACCTGgcttgttatattttatttacaaattcaGAAGTTTTTACCAAGCATTAGTACTTTAATAAAGcggaaaaataaatcaagacGTATTTCTG GTTGGGAAACTGGAGTCGACCATGAAATTCTTGATGTAGTTGTGAACAAATCTTTTGTTCAACTACtaagagaattttttattttttatggtcattttaattatagagATTATGTTATTTGTCCATTGATTGGTGATAcagtgcaaaaaaaaaatttcatagatatttttacattaccaGATGCAATGGATCTTTACAtagaatatattcaaaaatcaGTCAATAATGAAAGTTTTCGTATTGATTCTTCAATATGTATACAAGATCCATATGAGTTATCACATAATTTGACAAAAGCTGTAGCACCTATAACATTAAGAGCTTTTAAACAATATTGCAAACTGAGTGCAAATATTCTGGATAACATGTAA
- the LOC122634027 gene encoding uncharacterized protein LOC122634027 isoform X1, which translates to MATKDNNISNWKELIRNFMVLTFVEEERNVDTISSEQSVASYSEDVQQPTHCKIKDDSNLYIPNDVYTEINKLLQWPMNVKNKIRKKCKKKNNIHNFDTTYTIEFLKIEEKIFTISKMIEIIIIKSFEFSCICKKNKIRFCFFCKESVLNNLQRFYEHIRSFTHVQNLKKTILDHECLDITIKFMEETNKYWKCHECEILLLKYHKSVHQHDKNKNYDKISLKCYEESKNQRNHLMKEFDNHWYNIQTYACIPCKVQFKFKLNFLNHIHISHNNEQDIMYDFCIPCAILWIVKKDTCCYSFSIHCNNIMHKFLVNSLDFVIGELPSRAKELLEHVEETTENLFLLSEAILKSDVTKEKLLKQLTSLLNTVFPRLKIYPFGSRITGLAFASSDIDVLIDCEGDAYEYNECDKFPSLTYYMDITKKCLQNDKDIWDVQEILKKTKVPIIRLRHRQTGLQCDISFSNGLSVENTKLIKSINEACPSCRKLILFVKKWLSCCSLPGINCITNYALTWLVIFYLQIQKFLPSISTLIKRKNKSRRISGWETGVDHEILDVVVNKSFVQLLREFFIFYGHFNYRDYVICPLIGDTVQKKNFIDIFTLPDAMDLYIEYIQKSVNNESFRIDSSICIQDPYELSHNLTKAVAPITLRAFKQYCKLSANILDNM; encoded by the exons atggCCACCAAAGACAATAACATTTCTAATTGGAAGGAattgataagaaattttatggTATTAACTTTTGTAGAGGAAGAACGAAATGTTGATACTATATCGTCAGAACAATCTGTTGCATCTTATTCCGAAGACGTGCAGCAACCTACgcattgtaaaataaaagatgattcTAACCTATATATACCTAATGATGTATATACAGAGATTAATAAACTTTTGCAGTGGCCAATGAACGTAAAGAACAAAATTCGTAAaaagtgcaaaaaaaaaaacaatattcataattttgaTACTACATACACAATAGAATTTCttaagatagaagaaaaaatatttactatttccaaaatgatagaaattataattataaaaagttttgaattttcatgcatatgcaaaaaaaataaaataagattttgttttttttgcaaagaaagtgtacttaataatttacaaagatTTTATGAACATATACGTTCTTTTACTCATGTACAGAATCTTAAGAAAACGATATTAGACCACGAATGTCTTGATATAACAATAAAGTTTATGGAGGAAACTAATAAATATTGGAAATGTCACGaatgtgaaatattattattaaaatatcacaAATCCGTGCATCaacatgataaaaataaaaactatgataaaatatctttgaaatgtTATGAAGAATCCAAAAATCAACGTAACCATCTGATGAAAGAATTTGACAACCATTGGTATAATATTCAAACATATGCTTGTATACCTTGTAAAGTAcaatttaaattcaaattaaattttttaaaccatATTCATATTTCACATAATAATGAGCAAGATATTATGTATGATTTTTGCATACCATGTGCAATATTATGGATAGTAAAGAAAGATACATGTTGCTATTCATTTTCAAtacattgtaataatattatgcaTAAATTTTTAGTAAATAGTTTAGATTTTGTAATTGGAGAATTACCTTCGCGTGCAAAAGAATTACTTGAACATGTGGAAGAGACTACagaaaacttatttttattatcagagGCCATATTAAAATCTGACGTGACAAAGGAAAAATTGCTAAAACAATTAACATCTTTATTAAATACTGTATTCCctagattaaaaatatatccatTTGGATCCAGAATAACGGGCTTAGCCTTTGCAAGTAGTGATATAGACGTATTAATTGACTGtg AAGGGGATGCATATGAATACAATGAATGCGATAAATTCCCATCTTTAACATATTATATGGATATTACcaaaaaatgtttacaaaatgataaagatattTGGGATGtgcaagaaatattaaaaaaaactaAAGTACCTATTATAAGATTAAGGCATAGACAAACTGGATTACAATGtgatatttccttttctaatgGCTTATCAGTTGAAAATactaaattaattaa ATCCATTAATGAAGCATGTCCATCatgtagaaaattaattttatttgttaaaaagtgGCTATCTTGCTGTAGTTTACCTGGTATTAATTGTATTACGAACTATGCTCTTACCTGgcttgttatattttatttacaaattcaGAAGTTTTTACCAAGCATTAGTACTTTAATAAAGcggaaaaataaatcaagacGTATTTCTG GTTGGGAAACTGGAGTCGACCATGAAATTCTTGATGTAGTTGTGAACAAATCTTTTGTTCAACTACtaagagaattttttattttttatggtcattttaattatagagATTATGTTATTTGTCCATTGATTGGTGATAcagtgcaaaaaaaaaatttcatagatatttttacattaccaGATGCAATGGATCTTTACAtagaatatattcaaaaatcaGTCAATAATGAAAGTTTTCGTATTGATTCTTCAATATGTATACAAGATCCATATGAGTTATCACATAATTTGACAAAAGCTGTAGCACCTATAACATTAAGAGCTTTTAAACAATATTGCAAACTGAGTGCAAATATTCTGGATAACATGTAA
- the LOC122634330 gene encoding stromal cell-derived factor 2, producing the protein MILRSEIVPLFFKILLISLFSLGFTTAKGTKYVTYGSVLKLMNVDFNLRLHSHDIRYGSGSGQQSVTGIEVKEDGNSYWLVKAEYGKRYTRGKPIKCGDIIRLEHIATKKNLHSHLVNSPLSGKQEISAYGDYEGEGDSGDNWQIVCETDFWERDDIVLLKHVDTNAYLSISGRSYTHLVGQMEVIGDYSPDSRHIEWKTMEGLFVHPADFKAHHYEHTEL; encoded by the exons atgatattgcgATCGGAGATAGTACCATTGttcttcaaaatattattaataagtttaTTTTCCCTAGGATTTACTACag CCAAAGGAACAAAATATGTAACATACGGATCTGTCCTTAAATTAATGAACGTTGACTTCAATCTCAGATTACATTCTCATGATATCAGATATGGAAGTGGTAGCGGGCAACAATCAGTGACAGGTATAGAAGTTAAAGAAGATGGTAATTCATACTGGCTTGTAAAAGCAGAATATGGAAAGCGATATACTCGTGg GAAGCCAATTAAATGCGGGGATATAATTAGATTAGAGCATATtgcaacaaaaaagaatttacattCTCACTTAGTTAATTCACCATTAAGTGGTAAACAAGAAATATCTGCCTATGGGGATTATGAAGGAGAAGGTGATAGTGGGGATAATTGGCAAATAGTATGTGAAACCGATTTTTGGGAAAGAGATGATATTGTCTTGTTAAAGCATGTAGATACAAATGc GTATTTATCCATTAGTGGTAGATCATACACCCATCTAGTTGGTCAAATGGAAGTAATTGGAGATTATTCTCCTGATAGTCGACACATAGAATGGAAAACTATGGAGGGCTTGTTCGTTCATCCAGCTGATTTCAAAGCACATCATTATGAACATACAgagttataa
- the LOC122634332 gene encoding single-pass membrane and coiled-coil domain-containing protein 4 homolog isoform X1, protein MDFLINSIMRQLKGKTKETNKQKKERKKEFLENKQRIFTVVLPTMAAIFIMIAAYVYIKTRPKVIEY, encoded by the exons ATGGATTTTCTGATAAA CAGCATAATGCGTCAATTAAAAggtaaaacaaaagaaacaaataagcAAAAGAAGGAACGCAAAAAGGAATTTCTTGAAAACAAGCAACGAATTTTTACAGTTGTTCTACCTACAATGGCTgcgatatttataatgatagccgcatatgtttatattaaaactCGGCCAAaagtaatagaatattaa
- the LOC122634332 gene encoding single-pass membrane and coiled-coil domain-containing protein 4 homolog isoform X2: protein MRQLKGKTKETNKQKKERKKEFLENKQRIFTVVLPTMAAIFIMIAAYVYIKTRPKVIEY, encoded by the coding sequence ATGCGTCAATTAAAAggtaaaacaaaagaaacaaataagcAAAAGAAGGAACGCAAAAAGGAATTTCTTGAAAACAAGCAACGAATTTTTACAGTTGTTCTACCTACAATGGCTgcgatatttataatgatagccgcatatgtttatattaaaactCGGCCAAaagtaatagaatattaa